A stretch of DNA from Sphingomonas sp. SORGH_AS_0879:
CACCGCCGGGTGGAGCGGCTTGGAAAAGGCGCAGCCATATTTGAAGCCGTCGCGCCAGGCGATCACCGCTTCCATGGGGGCGAGGCCCGGCAGGGTCAGCCAGACGATCGTGCCCGGCCACAGGGTGAAGCTGGTTTCGGCGCGAAAACCATGCTGCGACAGGTCGACCACGTCGATCTCGAACCGGGTCTGCCCCTTGTCGCGCAGATGGGCGCGCATCCGCACCGCATGACGCAGGGTACGACGGAGTTCCTGGCCGGCGACCGGCTCGAACGGCGGGGTGAAGACCGGTTTTTCCATGACTCCCGTTCTATCCGAAATAAGGTTACTTTTTCGACAACAGCCCGTCCTGTTCGGCTACGGCACCGACAGGGCGGCGAACCCCGGCGCGCGAACGCCGCTTGAGTTCGGCCTTCAACGCCTCGGGCCTGGGCGCGACCAGAAAGCCGAAGCTGACCGTGCCGTGCTTGGTTTCCACGACATGGTGCAGCCGGTGCGCCTGGATGATCCGCTTCATATAATCCGACTTGGGCAGATAGCGGGTCGGCAGCCGCTTGTGCACGATGACATCGTGAAAACCGAAATAGATCGCGCCGTAAGCCGCGATCCCCGCGCCGATCCAGGTAAAGCCGCTCCACCAGCCCAGTTGCGCACCGCCCAGGATCATCACGAAGGACGGCACCGCGAAGATCGCGGCATACAGGTCGTTCAACTCCCAATTGCCGGTGCGCGGGCGGTGATGGCTTTCGTGGAGGAACCAGCCGGGCCCATGCATGATCCAGCGATGCGCCGCATAGGCGAACCCCTCCATGAAGATCACGGTGCCGAGAAACAGGAGAATGCCGAGAGCCCAGTGCATCCTGCCTATATAGCGTGGTCGCTCTGCTTTTGCGCGTAATTCCGTTCGTCACCCTGATCGAACGGCTCGCCACCCGAGAATTCGCACTTGCGATGCAATTGCAATAATGCCGTTTCGGGGTGGATTTGTCCGTCCGCCTGTGCTTTAGCCGCACCCAATTTCCCTAGAACCACCCGAGAGGCGGAAGGCTAGCGCATGAACATCCACGAATATCAGGCCAAGGAATTGCTCGCCAAGTTCGGCGTGCCCGTCCCCGCCGGCTTCGCCGCGATGACCGTCGAGGAAGCTGTCGAGGCATCGTCCAAGCTCCCCGGACCGCTCTATGTCGTCAAGGCGCAGATCCATGCCGGTGGCCGTGGCAAGGGCAAGTTCAAGGAACTCGGCCCCGACGCCAAGGGCGGTGTTCGCCTCGCCAAGACCGCCGAGGAAGTCCGCGCTGCCGCGACCGACATGCTGGGCAACACGCTGGTCACCATCCAGACCGGTGAGGCTGGCAAGCAGGTCAACCGCCTGTACGTGACCGACGGCGTCGACATCGCCAAGGAATTCTACCTGGCGCTGCTCGTCAACCGCGCCACCGGCCGAGTCTCGATGGTCGCCTCGACCGAGGGCGGCATGGATATCGAAACCGTGGCGCATGACACTCCCGAAAAGATCCATTCGATCGACATCGACACCGCGACCGGCTTCATGCCGCATCACGGCCGCGCCGTCGCCGCCGCGCTGGAACTGACCGGCGACCTTGCCAAGCAGGCCGCCAACGTCGCGTCGAAGCTCTACGCCGCGTTCCTGGGCACCGATGCCGAGCAGATCGAGATCAACCCGCTCGCCGTCACCGAGGACGGCAAGCTGATGGTGCTCGACGCCAAGGTCGGCTTCGACGGCAACGCCATGTTCCGTCACAAGGACCTGATGGAACTGCGCGACACCACCGAAGAAGACGCGATGGAACTGGAGGCGTCGAAGTACGACCTGGCGTACATCAAGCTCGACGGCGACATCGGCTGCATGGTCAACGGCGCAGGGCTTGCCATGGCGACGATGGACATCATCAAGCTGAACGGCATGTTCCCGGCCAACTTCCTCGACGTCGGCGGCGGCGCCAACAAGGAGAAGGTCACCGCGGCGTTCAAGATCATCCTGAGCGACCCCGCCGTGAAGGGCATCCTGGTCAACATCTTCGGCGGCATCATGCGCTGCGACATCATCGCCGACGGCATCGTCGCGGCGGCGAAGGAAGTGAACCTCCAGGTTCCGCTGGTCGTCCGCCTCGAGGGAACGAATGTCGAGAAGGGCAAGGAAATCCTCGCCAATTCGGGTCTCGCCATCGTCCCCGCCAACGATCTGGGCGACGCCGCCAAGAAGATCGTGGCCGAGGTGCAGAAGGTCGCCTGATAAGCGCCTTCGGCCCTGATGGACCGATTTGGAGGGGCTCGGGCGGAAACGTCCGGGCCCCTTTCTCGTTGGTCGGGACGAACACTTGCGATGCGCTCGCAAGCCCGCCAAAGACGGCGACATGATGGGCTGTTCAGCCGGGAAGGAACCGCGATGAAGATCGTCGTGCCCGTGAAACGGGTGTTGGATTATAACGTGAAGCCTCGGGTGAAGGCGGACGGGACGGGCGTCGATCTGGCGAACGTGAAGATGTCGATGAACCCGTTCGACGAGATCGCGGTGGAAGAGGCGATCCGGCTGAAGGAGAAGGGGGCGGCGACCGAGGTGGTCGTCGTCTCGATCGGCGAGCCCAAGGCGGCGGACACGCTGCGCACCGCGCTGGCGATGGGCGCGGACCGGGCGGTGCTGATCACCGCCGATCAGGCCCCCGAACCGCTCGGCGTCGCCAAGCTGCTCGCCAAGGTGGTCGAGGAGGAGCAGCCCGGTCTGGTGATCCTGGGCAAGCAGGCGATCGACGGCGACAACAACCAGACCGGCCAGATGCTGGCGGGGCTGCTCGGTTGGGCGCAGGGGACCTTTGCGTCCAAGGTCGAGATCGACGGCCAGACCGCCAACGTCACCCGCGAGGTCGATGGCGGTCTGGAGACGGTGGCGCTCACGCTCCCCGCCATCGTGACGACCGACCTGCGCCTCAACGAGCCGCGCTATGCGTCGCTCCCCAACATCATGAAGGCCAAGTCCAAGCCGATGGCGACCAGGACCGCCGCCGACTACGGCGTAGATGTTGCCCCCCGGCTGACGGTCACGCACGTTGCCGAGCCGGGCAAGCGCCAGGCGGGCGTCAAGGTCGGCTCGGTCGACGAACTGGTCGAGAAACTCAAAGCACTGGGAGTGGCCAAGTGAAGACGCTGGTATGGGTCGAACATGACGGCGGAGCCGTCAAGGATGCCACGCTGGCGACCGTCACGGCGGCGGCCAAGCTGGGCGAGGTCCACCTGATCGTCGCCGGTCAGGGCGTGGACGGTGTCGCGCAGGCCGCCGCCAAGATCGCGGGCGTGGGCAAGGTCCATGTCGCCGATGACGCGGCCTATGCCCATGCGCTGGCCGAGAATGTCGCACCGCTGGTGGCGAAGCTGATGGAGAGCCACGACGCCTTCCTTGCCCCGTCGACCACCACCGGCAAGAACATCGCGCCGCGTGTCGCCGCGCTGATCGATGTGATGCAGATCAGCGACATCCTGTCGGTCGAGGGGCCGGACAGCTTCACCCGGCCCATCTATGCGGGCAACGCCATCGCGACGGTGAAGACCAGCGACAAGAAGCTGGTCCTGACCGTGCGCACCACCGCCTTCGAGAAGGCGGCGGCCGAGGGCGGCTCGGGCGAGGTCGAAGCCATCGCGTCCACCGGCGATGCCGGAAGCTCGCGCTTTGTCGG
This window harbors:
- a CDS encoding PilZ domain-containing protein, with product MEKPVFTPPFEPVAGQELRRTLRHAVRMRAHLRDKGQTRFEIDVVDLSQHGFRAETSFTLWPGTIVWLTLPGLAPMEAVIAWRDGFKYGCAFSKPLHPAVFEHIVALGNG
- a CDS encoding sterol desaturase family protein, which produces MHWALGILLFLGTVIFMEGFAYAAHRWIMHGPGWFLHESHHRPRTGNWELNDLYAAIFAVPSFVMILGGAQLGWWSGFTWIGAGIAAYGAIYFGFHDVIVHKRLPTRYLPKSDYMKRIIQAHRLHHVVETKHGTVSFGFLVAPRPEALKAELKRRSRAGVRRPVGAVAEQDGLLSKK
- the sucC gene encoding ADP-forming succinate--CoA ligase subunit beta, coding for MNIHEYQAKELLAKFGVPVPAGFAAMTVEEAVEASSKLPGPLYVVKAQIHAGGRGKGKFKELGPDAKGGVRLAKTAEEVRAAATDMLGNTLVTIQTGEAGKQVNRLYVTDGVDIAKEFYLALLVNRATGRVSMVASTEGGMDIETVAHDTPEKIHSIDIDTATGFMPHHGRAVAAALELTGDLAKQAANVASKLYAAFLGTDAEQIEINPLAVTEDGKLMVLDAKVGFDGNAMFRHKDLMELRDTTEEDAMELEASKYDLAYIKLDGDIGCMVNGAGLAMATMDIIKLNGMFPANFLDVGGGANKEKVTAAFKIILSDPAVKGILVNIFGGIMRCDIIADGIVAAAKEVNLQVPLVVRLEGTNVEKGKEILANSGLAIVPANDLGDAAKKIVAEVQKVA
- a CDS encoding electron transfer flavoprotein subunit beta/FixA family protein, producing MKIVVPVKRVLDYNVKPRVKADGTGVDLANVKMSMNPFDEIAVEEAIRLKEKGAATEVVVVSIGEPKAADTLRTALAMGADRAVLITADQAPEPLGVAKLLAKVVEEEQPGLVILGKQAIDGDNNQTGQMLAGLLGWAQGTFASKVEIDGQTANVTREVDGGLETVALTLPAIVTTDLRLNEPRYASLPNIMKAKSKPMATRTAADYGVDVAPRLTVTHVAEPGKRQAGVKVGSVDELVEKLKALGVAK
- a CDS encoding electron transfer flavoprotein subunit alpha/FixB family protein, whose translation is MKTLVWVEHDGGAVKDATLATVTAAAKLGEVHLIVAGQGVDGVAQAAAKIAGVGKVHVADDAAYAHALAENVAPLVAKLMESHDAFLAPSTTTGKNIAPRVAALIDVMQISDILSVEGPDSFTRPIYAGNAIATVKTSDKKLVLTVRTTAFEKAAAEGGSGEVEAIASTGDAGSSRFVGAEKAENARPELTSAKVIVSGGRALGSEEQFHALIDPLADKLGAAVGASRAAVDAGYAPNDYQVGQTGKIVAPEVYVAVGISGAIQHLAGMKDSKIIVAINKDEDAPIFQVADIGLVGDLFTVIPELTEKV